A stretch of Phragmites australis chromosome 12, lpPhrAust1.1, whole genome shotgun sequence DNA encodes these proteins:
- the LOC133886370 gene encoding uncharacterized protein LOC133886370, translating into MLVQQQQMIIQQQAAQEERQLKYQADIIRQQEQQTLIIQSLQQQQQAMLAALLQQQQQALSADRETNTRLFSYLLQQPGQQLPASASVPSPLPTGTTSLLSTPESSFPLSALLATRVLSELVRTSQRLVLPSLTSPLPTGPLHFEDTPQPTVPEQQQPVMPSPVSEPALDEPDATLQSVQRQLDEVTAVAGHSPSSSDDGSQFVVAPSSAADPQSPPAPDA; encoded by the coding sequence ATGTTggtacagcagcagcagatgattattcagcagcaggcagctcaggagGAGAGGCAGCTGAAGTATCAGGCTGATATTATtcgccagcaggagcagcagacatTGATTATTCAgtctctccagcagcagcagcaggccatgcttGCAGCACttctacagcagcagcagcaggctctATCGGCCGACAGGGAGACTAACACTCGGCTCTTCTCATACTTACTTCAGCAGCCAGGACAGCAGCTTCCAGCATCAGCTTCAGTTCCTAGTCCCCTCCCTACCGGCACCACTAGTTTGCTCAGCACTCCGGAGTCCAGTTTTCCACTATCCGCTCTTTTGGCTACCAGAGTTCTCTCAGAGCTTGTCAGGACATCTCAGAGGCTAGTGTTACCTTCTTTGACTTCACCTCTGCCCACTGGTCCTCTACACTTCGAGGATACTCCCCAGCCGACAGTtcctgagcagcagcagccagtcaTGCCATCACCAGTTTCTGAGCCTGCCCTTGATGAGCCCGATGCTACCCTTCAGTCAGTGCAGCGTCAGCTTGATGAGGTGACAGCAGTTGCGGGGCACAGTCCGTCCAGCTCAGATGACGGCTCTCAGTTTGTCGTGGCCCCCTCTTCTGCAGCAGATCCTCAGTCTCCTCCCGCTCCAGATGCTTAG